In the genome of Pseudomonas sp. B33.4, the window TCGGCCGAGGGCGATATCAACGCCGGTCGCGGCTCGAAAACCACCGTGGTCTACACCCCGCCGAAACGGGTTTACGACACTTGGGGCAACGTCACGCTGTCGCCGTCGGTGCCGAGCACCGGTGCCGGTATCGCCACCCTCAACCCGATCGCCGAAGTGGCACCGGGCGACATCGACCTGATCGCGCCGCTGGGCACCATCGATGCCGGCGAGGCGGGGATTCGCGTGTCGGGCAACGTCAACATCGCCGCGCTGACCGTGGTCAACGCCGCCAACATCTCGGTGCAGGGCAAGGCGACGGGTGTGCCGGTGGTGTCGGCGGTGAATACCGGCGCGATCACTTCAGCCAGTTCGGCGGCATCCTCGGCCACGCAGGCGGCAGAGGATGTGGTCCGTCAGCAGCAGGCGGCAGCGCGGCAGAATCAGGCGTCGGTGTTTACCGTGCAGGTGTTGAGCTTTGGCAACGAGCAACTCGCGCCGTCCCGCGATGGCGCCAGCCGTGCGCCGGCACCGGGTTACAACCCGAACAGTCCGGTGCAGGTGTTGGGGGCAGGGGCGCTGGATGAACAGGCGAAGCAGCAGTTGACCGAGGAGGAACGTGGGCAACTGACGTTGTAAAAGACTCTCGTGCAGTACGTTTGGGCGACCGCTGGGTCGCCCTTTTTTTCCTTGCACAAAGACACTTGAACTCACTGAGAGCCTTGTGAGAGCGAGCCAGGTCGCGAGGGGCCAGAAGTGACGCCGGATCAATCAGCAAGTGTTCCCCATGGCTGCCTCAATCCGAGAAGTGCAGATGATCCATCACCCGATTCACCGCCAGCTCGCCGAGCATGATCAATTGCGCAATTCCCAGCAAAGTCCTGCGCTGCGACGCTGGTATGAGGTGGGCGAAGTCATGGGCGATGGTTCGGGCCGAGGCGAGTGTTTCGCTGGCATCGGCCAGCAGCTCTTCGTTTTTGAAGTCTGCGGTGACGGCGTACATCCGGCGGGTTTTACGTGGCGGTGGCGTGGAGCCGGGTGGGCAGAGGTAGTGATCGAGGGCGCGGTCGGCGGCGTCGTGGAGTTTTTTTGAATCGAGGGATTCGTAGGGGGAGGTGGGGTCGGTTTCGGGTGGGTTGGGTGTTGGTTTGATCATGGTGAAGCTCCTACAAGGTGGAGCCGCTAAAACCCGTCGCTAAACAGGTAAGGTGGCGGCTGGACGCAGGTTAGCGAACCGGGTGTAGGCGCCCGGCAGACCCGAAGGTCTCCCGCGCACAGCCGCCATAACGCAAATTGTAGATAAGCATCCACAGTCGAGTTTGGAGCGCTGGTGCGCCTACAAAGATTCAGGTCGCTAAACCCGATCGCTGATTCTTCAGCGACCGGCCCACAATAGAACCCCACCCCAAAGCGCACAAGCCGGCGGATTCTGGCTTGGCTGTAGGCAATTGCGCAAGAATTTGTAGCCTGAAAGGCGTGTCTGAAGGTGTCTTTTAAACGCCGGAGTTTAAAAGGCGATTTGCACTGACTTAACTGGCCCCTTCGCGAGCAAGCTCGCTCCCACATTTGCAATGCGTTTCCCTGTGGGAGCGAGCTTGCTCGCGAAAGGGCCATCCCGGTCAGCAGGAAGATCTCGATCAAGCCCCGCTGTTTAAATCACTGGTTAAATAAACCCGTCCCCTCTGTGGTCCTTTTCTTTTTGATCATGTAAGCCTCTTGATAGTGATGTTGTCGAAGTTGATAGGAACCGACAAGGTTTGATTTCGGTTGTGTCTACAGCTTATTTCAATTACAACATCCTGATTTTCGGCGTTGTAATAATAAGTTTTTGTAGTGCTTTTCCAGATGTTGTCTGCTGGCAATTCGTCAAGGTGGTGAGCAAGCTGGCCATTAAAATCCACTCTTAAATGGCCGGGTATTGAAATTTCCACATAGTCATACTTATATGAAAAGCTTATTTGATAACCTCCCCGCTTCAGTTTTTTATAGGTTTTCCTGATTCCTACACGTTCGTTGGGCATGAGAAATGTTAAGTTGTTTGCCCAGTAAAATTCTCCAAGTGTATTTTTTATTTCTCCTCGGCCCGCAATGATATTTGTCCAATTATTCCAGTTGCCACTGGTGAAGTCCGTGAAGTCATCGACATTCTTGCTTACCGTTATTGCCCAAGGTGCCGAAGTTTCAGCGTTGCCATATAAACCTTTGGCAGTAAATCTGTGCGCTGTTTCACTCAGATCTTCAATGAATAAGTTCCATGCTCCGGTATCAGCATGTACTGACGTTTGATCTATGGATACTTCGCCGTCGAGTACCTCGACTTTCTGGCCTTTAGCGGCAAAGCCGCTCAGCGTCACGGCTTTTTCCGCAGTTTCTTCGCCTTGTGGAATTTCAGAACCGCTCGGTGAGCCTTTGACTGAGGTTAGCGTCGGAGCGGTAGCTTCCGTCACGGTCAGCGTTCTCGCTGCCGACACCAGGCTCGGTTGCTCCAGATATCTCGCCGTAAAACGGTGTTCGGCTTTGCTCAGGTCTGAAACCGACAGACTCCAGATGCCGGTTACTCCATCGGCCGTCTCTTTACCTTTGATAACCGTACCGTCGAGCACTTCAACTTCCCGCCCGGCTGCGGCAACGCCGCTCAGGGTGACGGCGGTTTCCACGGTGACCCCGCCTTGAGGGATTTCGATACCGCTGGGAGAACCGTTGACCGATGTCAACGTTGGTGCTGCAGCCGCTGTCACAGTCAGTGTGCGCACATTTGACCATAGCGGGGACGGTGTATACAGCGATCCTGCGTATAGCCTCCGGGCACCCACTGGAACTGTAATCGACAACTCCCATGTGCCTGTTGTCGTCGAGGCTGTGGCCACCCCCTTGGAGGTGTGGCTCGGGCCGCTTCCATCAAAAATTTCGACTCTCTGGCCCTTGCTCGCGGTGCCTTTGAGCGTCAGTGCGGTGCTGACGGTAGTTTGTCCCTCGGGGATTTCAACGTTTTTGTCGTCAAGCACATTGCTAAGCGTCGGCACAATGACGGCCGTGACGGTGAGGGTGTAGGCCGCAGAGACGGGTTCTGCGGCGTACTTTCCTGTCGCGCTAAAACTGTGTTTCGTCACAGTCAGCCCCGACACGGTGTAGGTCCAGATTCCAGAAACCGGATCGGCCGTGACCTGATCCTTGACGGTGGCACCATCGCGTATCTCGACGTTCTTGCCTTTGGCGGCCGTGCCGCTCAGCATCACGCTGGTTTCAACAGTGGTGCCACCCTCGACAATGTCCTTGCCGCTTGGCGATCCCTTGACCGAGTCGATGGTCGGCGGATCCAGCGCCACCGGTTGCCCTACCGTAAACTCCAGCTCATTCGAATAACTGGTCGTATTACTCGCTGCCCGGAAGATTTCGTAGTGCACCTTCACTTTTTTTCCGCGATTAGGCTCGATGTGCTGCGCCACAAACGCGGCGTTCAGTGGGAAATCCACGTCCTTGTCCTTGGACAACGCATTGAGTTTTTTAGAGTCGGTGACAGGCTCATTGCCTTCAACGATCCAGAAATAAGTCACGATATCGTTGGCCTCGCTCGGAACAGCCACCGGCCGTGGGGCGGTGATTTTGCTGGCTCCGCCCGGAAGGTCCTCGGGGTCCAGCACGCCATCCTTTTCACCCAGCACGATGGGTTTGACCAGCTCCCGCTGCGGCTCGCCAATGTTTAACAGCGAGGCGTGCAGAGAGGCGCGACGGGTGATGGTGCCGTTTTCGTCGCTCAGCAGGTTGTACGACAGATCCAGCGTGCCGCCCTCCAGGATTTTGCCGTGTTTGCCGGCGACGGTGACGATGAACCCCTTGAGGTCATTGGCCTCGTCATCGCTGGGAAAATACCACTCCAGTTCCGGGTCGTAGGTCGTGAAGTCGGCCCGGATGCCGAACCATCTGAGCTCGATGGCTTTGTCCGCGGTGATCAGTGGATCGTAGGGAATGCGGATGCGGTATTCGGGCGCGTCGGGGTTAAGCGCGCCGCTGATCTGGTCGATTGCGATGGGCGCGGCCAGGCGTGTCGGTTCACCGATAACGCTGTAGGCGCGAGACTTGGATCTGGAGTTGTCGACGACGACGCCGCCGCGGCGTACATGATAGGAATACACCACCGTGCGTTTGGCCAAGGCGCGCAGGGTGCTGTTCTTGTGCGCGATCGAGACTCGCACCGGCGGCGTGGTTTCAATACGCTGGATCGCCGTTTCACTGATCTCTTTACCTTCGTCGTCGGTACCGATAACGCTGAGGTAGATCTCGTCGTTCTTTTTGAAGATGTTCACGTCATCCGCCCAGACCTCCACCAGCGGATCATCGTCCCCCAGCATCTCCAGATCCACGATGAGACCGTCGGCCTGTTTGAGGATGGGCGCCCCCAGGCGCAAGCCCTGGGTGTCGACGGCAATATAAACAGCCTCGCACCAGTCTGCGGATTCGTTGTACACACGGTCGCGGATCTTGTAGTTGACCGACACGCGGTCGGAGTCTCCGGCTGAAAGGATGGTGGCTTCGTCGGCCAGAACCACAATGGGGTTACCTTCAGGGTCATCGAGCTGTTGCTGGGTGACGGGTTCGGACTCCACGTTTTTCCCGGCCCAGGCCAGGATGATCACGTCACCGACGGCGACATTCTCGTAGAGCAGGCCATCGCCGGGTTTGGGTTTGGCGTAAACCAGCACGCCTTGCTTGGCAGTGACCTTGTCGACACCGTCGCGCACCACATCCGGCGGATCGAAGGCCATGCTCAGTTCGGAGTGGCCATACTCGGGGTTGGTATCCTGCCCGCCGGGCAGTTCGAGTTTGACGACAAGCTTGAGCGTCGGCCCGGGTTCCGCGGCCTGACTGACACGCTTGACCTCGTAGGACAGATCCCAGTCGCCGCTGAGCAAGCGCTGCGGCGGGACGAACAGGGTGACGCGCTCCCCGATTTCGACCTCATCGGTGATGGTCTTTTGATCCACCATGGTTTTGTTGAGAAGCAATTTGCAGTTGTCGCCCACACTCATGTTGTTCCAGGCGGAAATCTGGGTCTTCAGCCCCTTGATGAAGTTGAGTCGTGCGGCGGCGAGGTTGATGCCCCAGGTGCCGTCCGGTAACAGAATGCCGCCGGGGATTTCCGGGTCGAGCAGGGCCAGAAGCGAGATTTCCTTGGGCGGTTGGATGAGCATGACGGGCACTCCTGCCGAGGGTTTGGCGATGGAGTGATTAGGACGCGGAATCGAGAAAAGCGCACCTGTCAGATCTGACAGGTGCGGGCAGTAATCAGACGAACGGTACTTGTGCCATGCAAGCTGGTAACCGATCAACCCCAGTTGATTGCACATTCGATTGCTGCCCTGCTCGAATGTGCAATCACTCAAGTACAGACCATCCAACTCAGCATAATTACTTGAGTCCGACACCTAATGAACTATGGCCAAAAAACGGATGGGTTATTGCCGACCCATTCGAACCTCTCACTAGATAGACTGTTCGGTTTGCCGGTTTCGGCCACCAGGCATGAGTGGAAGTGTGCGACCAATAATGGTGGTCACCCATCGGCCAGCGCCCGCTGTAGGCAAAGTGAATCTCATACAGTTCCTCATAGCTGGGTATACGGGCTCCCTGCGCATTGGCTACATTCACTATGTTGTACCAGGTGCCCCCCCCAAGCCCCACACAATAAATCACGCCAGTCACTGAAACCGAATAGCTCTTGGCTTGCTGTGCAGTGTCTCTGGCCGTGATGGTCGCGGTGCCTCTGCCCCGAGCGGTGACGAAACCGCCGCCATCGACTGCGGCAATCGCTGGATTGCTGGAGCTGTAAGTAATTGCTCCTGTGCCTCCTGTGGCCCGTCGCGTAAATGAGTTACCTGTATTCCAGTTGGGGAGCACGTTGGGGGAACCCACACAAATATAAGTCTTGCCTCTCAATGTGACCGGGCTTGTGTCGAAGCTCATCGGCGAGATTCTGCGAAATGTTCGCGTCGTAGAGATCTGATCTGTACTCAATGCCTTGGCGTACACCGAATGTTCACCAAGGGTGATCGCCAAGGGAGTCGTCCACGTCCCGTTGGCATCGGCGGACACGACGATATTTGTGGCTGTACCCAAATCATAAATCTGCACTTGATAAAAAGGCGTGACCTTGCCTGTCAGAACAACCGACGTATCGACAGTAGGCCCTCCATTACTCAGTTCGCCTCCTGAGTGTCTTACCGATGTCAGCGTCACTGCTTCGTGGGGTTTGACCGTAAAATTGTGCGCAGGGGATTCCAGTTGCTCGCCATAGAGCGCTCGTACCTTGATGACGTAGGATTTCAGGGCCAGCGTCGATAGATCTGTCGAACCCTTGCCCTCGCCATCCAGAGTGACAGGGTCGCCGATGGGAGCGTTTTCGTCATAAAGCTGAACACGCTGGTCGGGATCTGCCAATACGGCAACGGTAATTTCTCTGTCGTAGGTTATGCCATTGTGCGCGACCGGTCCTTTGGAGTCGTCGACTGCCGTAATACTGGGTTTCGTGGCAATACCGATGGTAAAGGTGCGTGGATTGCCGTCCGGTACATCGGCGCCATACAAGGCTTTCACGGTGACGGTCTGCAGACCTTCGACGAGGCCGTCTGCAGGAGATTCCCATACCCACAGATCAGTGGCTTGCGGTGTGCCTTTGGGAACACCGTTGACCTTGATCTCGACCTTTTCACCGCGTGTCGCCGTGCCATGGATCGTCACTCGCTTGTCGTAGGTCAACCCGGCTTCGGGAATCTCCTGGCCTTGCGGGTTGAGGATTTTGGTGATGACCGGCGTCACATAGTCGTAGCGTGTACGGATAGTCAGTGGCAGGGCCGGGAACTCGATTGCAGCGGTTTCTTCTGTGCTGTTGTCGAAAATCACTTTGCATTTCACCACCGCTGGAGAACTGTGCCGCAATTTCAAAAGTTCACTTCTGAGCAAGGATTCGTCCAGACCTCCGGTCACTTGCTGGTCACTGATTTGATGATCTTTCAGTACATCGATCCGGTAGGTGCCGGTGCTGGTTTCGCCCTCGACATAGACCCAAGTGCGCTGACCCTTGACAATAAACGGCCATATGTTCACCAGCACCCTCGCGTCGCCGGCAAACTCCATCAAGTCCAGAATAGCCTTGTCTGCTTGAGGCACTTGCGGTCTGGGCAGGTCGTTTTCCGGATCCTGAAAGTCGAGGATGTTCAGCGGTAACACTTCCGAAGGCGTCCACAAGCCATAGCGCTGCACGTCATAGCTGACGTCAACCGAGCGTCGAATGTTGGCGCCCACAAACGAGGCGGCCAGGTGAAAGGTAACGATGCCGGAAGATTCGGCGGGTTGTTCCAGATCCTCTGATGTACCGCCCCCGGGTGTCCCGCGCCATTTCAGCGCCAGGGTGTCGAGTGTTGCGTCCATGCTCAGATAACTGCACTCGATATCGACACCGTTGAGCGCATCCATCGGGTTCAACGAACCGTTGGGTGCTGGTAATACGGTAGGCGCAGGCAAATGCCCCACCGGTATGCCAACCATTACTTCGAAGGGTGCTGAATAGCTGTACTTTCCAGTTGCGGCATGCAGCAGGGTGTAACGGACAGTGACCGTATAGCCGATATTGGCCGAGACGTATTGGACATCTACCCGAAAACGCGCGGTCTTGTCGATCGACAACTGAGTGATGGGGACGCTGCCTTTGGTTGAGCTGAAAGCGGAGAGTCCGATCCAGTGATACGTCAGGGTATCGCCCTTGAGCCAATTGACCGGTTTGACCAGCACATGGGCCTGGGTATAAACCAGCGTCGGGTCGATCACGCCATCTTGGGCTTCTTCTACATCGGGGGCCGGCAGGGTGACGGGCACTGCGCGTACCTCGACCCGCAGAAAGTCAGACTCGCTGAGTCCATAGTCGGCAAGATCGTCGTTGTACACCCGGTAATGGAGTTTGAGGCTGCCGTTGTTCAACTCGAGGATGTGCTCGTTCATCACGTAGATGTATATAAAACCCATCTGCTGATCGTTACTGCTGACGTCATAAGGTTCTTCATACACATAGGGATTGCCGTCCGATTTCGTGCCTTCCCAGATCATGTTGATCGAATCACCGACTTTAAGGCTCGGATAGGCAATTCTGACGGTCGCTGTTTTGCTGTCGGCGGGTAAAATGGCACCGACTACTTCATCAATTGCCGGTGCGGGCAATAGCGCAGGGTTGCCGATCACCTTGACGAAGGTGCGTTTGGAATAAAGCAACGGGCTACCGTCTTTCTTGCGCAAAACGTAGGAGCCATCGAGCGTCCCGTTGGCGAACAGACTGACGAATGCAAAAGGGATCGGGAACTCAAGAATGTAAGGCAGGGTACCGACGGTTACTTCTTCGGTCAGTGTGCGAGGCGCTGTTCCAGTACCCCCGACACCGGCAACATTGATCACGATAGTGTCGCCTTCGGCGAACTCTTGATTGGTTTCGAGGAGGATCAACAGATTGGTCGCCTGATGATCCAGTTGATCGAGATGGAGTTCGCCATCATCGGCATCTTCGAAAAAAGCCGGGTCCAGGCGAGCAGCCCCGCCATCTACCTTAACCGACGTCTCTTTCGACCATATCTCGCACCAGTTCCAGACCTCGTCATGGATTTCGTACTTGATCGGCATGGCGGCGCTATCGCCAGCGGTCCGGATGTCGCTGGGCAACGCGGTGATGACAATGTCCTCGGTGCCAGCGGCCTCAGCCTCTGTCACCACGTGCGGGGCCAGAAAAATCCCTCCCCAGCGAACCCAGATGACGTCGCGCTCCGTAATAAACGGATAATGCTTGATGGTCATGGGGACGCCAGTGTCCGCCCATTCTTTGCTTATACCGTTGTTGATGACATCTGGCGGCAAACCGACCATGTCCAGCGCCGAATGCCAATCATCCCACTGCTCTTTATCCTCGCCGCCCGGCAAGGTCAATTTGACCAGCAGCGTCAGTACGGCGGAAGGATCGTCAGGGAGCGGTTCACCTAGCCGGGTTACCTGGTAATAGCACTCAGAGTAACCGGGGGTGATTTCAGCGGTCGGCAGGAAGAAGAACAGTCGTACATTGACGTCTTCGGCCTTGATTTGCAGTTCGTGAATGACTTTGTTGTTCCAGAAAATCCGGATTTCATCGCCTGCCGCCATGCCGAGGTAAGGGTCGATAAGGCAGAATATGCCTGCCTCGGATTGTTCAAACGTGGCCAGGTTGATACCGCCGTCGGCATCCACAACAGGCCGAGTCATATTACCGATGTACAGAGGCCACAGTTCCAATGGCGCAACGGACAAGTCTCTGCGGGGAGGAAACAGAAAAAGTCTGAAAGAAGTCATGAGCAATATCGCCTGGACGGGAAAAACCGGTGATCCCGTTTTAATCCCATTCATTGCTCATCGACTACTGTCAGATCTTACAGGGGTGAGCGTGTTTCAGACGGACGGTCAAGTCCCAGCGAGTCTGTGTATTGAGCGTCCGACTGAGCACTGCGCGCCCCTGAAGGGGGCTGGCGGGGTCAGAAGGCGTACGGAATGCTGACTTTCGCCCAGAGCATTTCCCCTTCCGGCCGGTTCTCCACATCAAACTCCTTGGCCCAGCGAATCTCCGCACTGGCGTACTTGAGAAAGGTGAAGTGCAGCGCCGGGCCAATCGCGAACACCTTGCCGCGCACGCCATCATCGACGTCCTGCCCGGCGAACTGCACGGTATGGCCGAACTGTTTGTCGTCGGTGGTCTGCTTGAGGTAATAGCCGTTGATACCGAGCATCAGGTCGTCGGTGATCTTGTAGCTGGCCGAATAATCGAAGTGGAAGATCTGCCCGGACTTGTAGTCGGTGTCCTTGTTTTTCTCGTTGAAGCTGTAAGTGGTCTTCATCGAGACTTCGGTCTTGTCGGTCGGCAGCCAGGTGAACGAGAACAACGGCTTGTAGGTGTAGAAATTGTTGCTGGTGTTGGCCAGCCGGTCGACGCTGTATTCGCCAGTGGGCACGGTGATTTCCACGGCGGCGCCGAGGGTCAGGTTCTTGCCCATGTCCCACAGAATGATCGGTGCGAAGGTGGTATCGCCCATGCCTTCGCGGGTGTCGCTCAAGCCGAACACCGCGACTTCCTGCTTCAACCACGGCTGGGCGATGTAGCCCGCCAGGCGTCCTCCGAACACACGCACCGGGCTCAAGTAATCGAGGCGCGGGATCACTGCCGTGGATTCGATCTCGACATTTGGCACTTTGCCGCCGAGGGAACTGATGTTGAGTTTTCGCGACTTGTAATGGTTGTAGTAGAGGTTGAACGCGACCATGTTTTCCGGAAGGCTGTCGACCTCCAGCGGCAGCATGAAAAAGCCGTCGGTGCCGGTGCCGATGTTGTCGACGCCGGCTTCGGTGGCCAGAGCGGGCAACGTCAGGGTGCAACCTGCGATGAAAAGGGCGAGCGGCAAGAAGGATGTTGCACGGTTCTGGCTCATGACTGTCCTCATTATTATTGTGATTGGGACCTGGTACCGGTCGCTCGGAGCGCCGGTACGCTAGAAATAAGCGTTTGGCGTACGTTGGGGCAGGGTATTGGCGGACACCGAGGGGGGCATCTGCGGACAGTTCGCGCACCCTGTGCTAACTTCCATCGACATAACCGGTTACAAAAATAACAATCAAGCGTGATCCGGAATGTCAGTCCCCATGAACGTAAAAGTCCAAGCCCCGACCTTTGAACTGGCGCTGGTCTCGCCGTTTCTTTTGCAAACCCTCGCCGAAGTCGCGCAGAACAAGGGCATCGACCCCCAGAGCTTGTGCCGTGGGTTGGGTTTTACCCTTGAAGATCTGCAGGATCCGGCGCAGCGGATTTCCTATCGCCAGGCGGTGGCGATGATTCAGCGCGCGCTCAAAGTACTGCCCAATCAGGGTCTGGGGCTGTGGGTTGGTGCGCAGAACGTACTCGGCACTTTGGGCCTGCTCGGGCATGTGTTGTCGCTGTGCAAGACCTTGCGGGATGCCTTTGCGTTGGGCATTCGTCATCAACACACTTCAGGCGGGATTGTGGTGTCCAGCGTCGATGTGGTCGGTGGCAAAGTGCATCTCGATGCTGAATGTCGTCTGCCATTTGCCGATGTGCAGGTGTTCGCGGTCGAGGAATTTTTCGCCAGTCTGCTGGTGTATGGCCGGGCGCTGGTCGGGCCTGAGTTCAAGGCGATTGCCGTGGAGTTCGTCCACGCCGCGCCGGATTACCTCAGCGAATACCACCGCCTGCTCGGGCCGCAGGTGCGCTTCGGCTGTCTGCACAATCGCATGTTGATCGACGCGCAATGGCTGGATGTGCACCTGCCCAATCATCATTCGCTGGCATTGCGTCAGGCAGTGGCGTTGCTGGAGCTGGAAGCGGCGCAGGTGCATCAGAAACTTGATCTGATTCAGGCCGTGGAGCGGGCGATTGCCCGGGATCTGAGCAGTGGCAGTCACATTGAAAAGATTGCCGGCGATTTGAATATGAGCGGCCGCACGTTGCGCCGACGTCTGACTGAGCATGCGTTGACGTTCGAGGCGCTGCTGGAGCAGGTGCGCCAGGCGCGGACGTTGAGTTTGCTGGCCAACCCGGACATGCCGATTGAGCGGATTACCGAAGAAGTCGGCTACAGCGATGTGCGCAGTTTTCGTCGGGCGTTCAAGCGCTGGACGGGGCTGAGCCCTAGCGCCTGGCGTCATGACGCCAACCCTCACCCCAGCCCTCCCGAAACGTCGGACCGCCCGTAGGGAGAGGGAGCCGACCGGGATGTCTTGCGTCATGCATCGACCTGAAAGACTTATGTCGATTATGGATTCGGTACAGTACGTTCAAGTCGGTGTAGATCTCTAATATCCCCCAATCAGTTCCCTCTCCCGCCGGGAGAGGGCTAGGGTGAGGGGCTTTTGACTTCCATCCAATCCCACACAAACCCTCCGGCCACAGGTAAACTCCCGCGCACTTTCCCAAGGAGTTCACATGAGTTACTACCAGCCGGGCATTCTCGCCACCCCAGTTCCTGCGCAAGCACGTCACCTGTTTTTCGCCCTTGAATCGGTTGAAGCACTGCCGCAGGCGATCGACAACCTGATCAATCAGGTGGACGGCAAGTCAGCAGTGGTCGGTTTCGGCGAATCCCTGGCCAAGGCGCTCAACGTGCAGATCGACGGCCTGCGCAGCTTCCCGGCCATGAGCGGCGTCGGTGTCGAGAACCCATCGACCCAACACGCATTGTGGGTGTGGCTGCACGGCGTTGACCGTGGTGAACTGCTCAACCGCTGCAACGCCCTCGAAGCCGCACTGGCGCCGGCCTTGCGTCTGGTCGAGATGCAGGAAGCCTTTCGCCACAAGGACGGCCACGACCTGACCGGCTACGAAGACGGCACCGAAAACCCGCACGACGAAGCCGCCATCGCCGCCGCTCTGCAAAGCGCCGGCACTGACGGCATGGTCGGTGGCAGCTTCGCCGCGATCCAGCAGTGGCAGCACGACCTCAAGGGTTTCCACAAGCTCTCGGCCGACGACAAAGACAACATCATGGGCCGTCGCCTCAGCGATAACGAAGAGATCGACGACGCGCCAGTCTCCGCCCACGTCAAACGCACCGCGCAGGAAAGCTTTGCGCCAGAAGCGTTCGTCGTGCGTCGCTCGATGCCGTGGATCGAAGGTGATCGCGCCGGTTTGATGTTCCTCGCCTTCGGTTTCTCGCTGGATGCTTTCGAAGCACAACTGCGGCGCATGAGCGGTCTGGAAGACGGCATCACTGATGGTCTGTATCGCATCAGCCGGCCGATCACTGGCGGCTACTACTGGTGCCCGCCGCTGAAGGACGGTCACCTCGATCTGCGCGCCTTGCGCATCGGCTAAAGGAATGGAAATGAACGTGGTGCGCTGGGGCATGATCGGTTGTGGCAGCGTCGCTGAACGCAAGAGCGGTCCGGCCTTCTACAAGGCGCCCGGCTCGGCGCTGGTGGCGGTGATGGGCCGACGGCTTGAAGCCGTGACCGACTACGCCGCGCGCCACGGCATCGCCCGCGTCTACACCGACGTCGATGCGCTGATCAACGATCCCGAGGTGGACGCGGTGTACATCGCCACGCCGCCCGACAGCCACCACGCCTACAGCCTGAAAGTCGCCGCTGCCGGCAAACATTGCTGCGTGGAAAAGCCCATGGCGCTGAATGCCGGGCAAAGCCGCGAAATGCAGCAAGCGTTTGCCGAGGCGGGTTTGCACCTGTTCGTTTCCTACTACCGCCGTTCGTTGCCGCGCTTTGCGCAGGTGCGGCAATGGTTGGAGGAGGGGCGCATAGGTGACGTGCGACACTTGAGCTGGACGCTGACCAAGGCACCGTCGCCAGCGGATCTGAACGGTCGCGACAACTGGCGCACCGATCCTACGGTGGCCGGTGGCGGCTACTTCGCTGACCTGGCCAGTCACGGTTTCGATCTGTTCCAGTATCTGCTCGGCGACATTGTCGAGGTCGCCGGTTTTACCGCGCGTCAGGCC includes:
- a CDS encoding DUF6124 family protein, translated to MIKPTPNPPETDPTSPYESLDSKKLHDAADRALDHYLCPPGSTPPPRKTRRMYAVTADFKNEELLADASETLASARTIAHDFAHLIPASQRRTLLGIAQLIMLGELAVNRVMDHLHFSD
- a CDS encoding Dyp-type peroxidase, which translates into the protein MSYYQPGILATPVPAQARHLFFALESVEALPQAIDNLINQVDGKSAVVGFGESLAKALNVQIDGLRSFPAMSGVGVENPSTQHALWVWLHGVDRGELLNRCNALEAALAPALRLVEMQEAFRHKDGHDLTGYEDGTENPHDEAAIAAALQSAGTDGMVGGSFAAIQQWQHDLKGFHKLSADDKDNIMGRRLSDNEEIDDAPVSAHVKRTAQESFAPEAFVVRRSMPWIEGDRAGLMFLAFGFSLDAFEAQLRRMSGLEDGITDGLYRISRPITGGYYWCPPLKDGHLDLRALRIG
- a CDS encoding SphA family protein, with amino-acid sequence MSQNRATSFLPLALFIAGCTLTLPALATEAGVDNIGTGTDGFFMLPLEVDSLPENMVAFNLYYNHYKSRKLNISSLGGKVPNVEIESTAVIPRLDYLSPVRVFGGRLAGYIAQPWLKQEVAVFGLSDTREGMGDTTFAPIILWDMGKNLTLGAAVEITVPTGEYSVDRLANTSNNFYTYKPLFSFTWLPTDKTEVSMKTTYSFNEKNKDTDYKSGQIFHFDYSASYKITDDLMLGINGYYLKQTTDDKQFGHTVQFAGQDVDDGVRGKVFAIGPALHFTFLKYASAEIRWAKEFDVENRPEGEMLWAKVSIPYAF
- a CDS encoding Ig-like domain-containing protein: MTSFRLFLFPPRRDLSVAPLELWPLYIGNMTRPVVDADGGINLATFEQSEAGIFCLIDPYLGMAAGDEIRIFWNNKVIHELQIKAEDVNVRLFFFLPTAEITPGYSECYYQVTRLGEPLPDDPSAVLTLLVKLTLPGGEDKEQWDDWHSALDMVGLPPDVINNGISKEWADTGVPMTIKHYPFITERDVIWVRWGGIFLAPHVVTEAEAAGTEDIVITALPSDIRTAGDSAAMPIKYEIHDEVWNWCEIWSKETSVKVDGGAARLDPAFFEDADDGELHLDQLDHQATNLLILLETNQEFAEGDTIVINVAGVGGTGTAPRTLTEEVTVGTLPYILEFPIPFAFVSLFANGTLDGSYVLRKKDGSPLLYSKRTFVKVIGNPALLPAPAIDEVVGAILPADSKTATVRIAYPSLKVGDSINMIWEGTKSDGNPYVYEEPYDVSSNDQQMGFIYIYVMNEHILELNNGSLKLHYRVYNDDLADYGLSESDFLRVEVRAVPVTLPAPDVEEAQDGVIDPTLVYTQAHVLVKPVNWLKGDTLTYHWIGLSAFSSTKGSVPITQLSIDKTARFRVDVQYVSANIGYTVTVRYTLLHAATGKYSYSAPFEVMVGIPVGHLPAPTVLPAPNGSLNPMDALNGVDIECSYLSMDATLDTLALKWRGTPGGGTSEDLEQPAESSGIVTFHLAASFVGANIRRSVDVSYDVQRYGLWTPSEVLPLNILDFQDPENDLPRPQVPQADKAILDLMEFAGDARVLVNIWPFIVKGQRTWVYVEGETSTGTYRIDVLKDHQISDQQVTGGLDESLLRSELLKLRHSSPAVVKCKVIFDNSTEETAAIEFPALPLTIRTRYDYVTPVITKILNPQGQEIPEAGLTYDKRVTIHGTATRGEKVEIKVNGVPKGTPQATDLWVWESPADGLVEGLQTVTVKALYGADVPDGNPRTFTIGIATKPSITAVDDSKGPVAHNGITYDREITVAVLADPDQRVQLYDENAPIGDPVTLDGEGKGSTDLSTLALKSYVIKVRALYGEQLESPAHNFTVKPHEAVTLTSVRHSGGELSNGGPTVDTSVVLTGKVTPFYQVQIYDLGTATNIVVSADANGTWTTPLAITLGEHSVYAKALSTDQISTTRTFRRISPMSFDTSPVTLRGKTYICVGSPNVLPNWNTGNSFTRRATGGTGAITYSSSNPAIAAVDGGGFVTARGRGTATITARDTAQQAKSYSVSVTGVIYCVGLGGGTWYNIVNVANAQGARIPSYEELYEIHFAYSGRWPMGDHHYWSHTSTHAWWPKPANRTVYLVRGSNGSAITHPFFGHSSLGVGLK
- a CDS encoding AraC family transcriptional regulator, which encodes MNVKVQAPTFELALVSPFLLQTLAEVAQNKGIDPQSLCRGLGFTLEDLQDPAQRISYRQAVAMIQRALKVLPNQGLGLWVGAQNVLGTLGLLGHVLSLCKTLRDAFALGIRHQHTSGGIVVSSVDVVGGKVHLDAECRLPFADVQVFAVEEFFASLLVYGRALVGPEFKAIAVEFVHAAPDYLSEYHRLLGPQVRFGCLHNRMLIDAQWLDVHLPNHHSLALRQAVALLELEAAQVHQKLDLIQAVERAIARDLSSGSHIEKIAGDLNMSGRTLRRRLTEHALTFEALLEQVRQARTLSLLANPDMPIERITEEVGYSDVRSFRRAFKRWTGLSPSAWRHDANPHPSPPETSDRP